One Epinephelus lanceolatus isolate andai-2023 chromosome 10, ASM4190304v1, whole genome shotgun sequence genomic region harbors:
- the rbm12ba gene encoding RNA binding motif protein 12Ba isoform X1 — MSHEGLLAGNYRGAALSSSLPCDRDRPYLCIVLKTERHRETPRCHVVWCDKMTIILRLQGLDVKAGTEDIRKFFGHLHIPDGGVYIVGGSLREAFIAFTSERDAQLAMRYSGNFLKGCVVSLHISSMAELEEKLNILLKKKKKPSPTHATVKRPQTSPDADLPHLKPNTANLKPPTAQPLDPRTANLHIANLQPSNAHSLDSNTAFLLGVCTVLQGLQSSLTSENNEALPRLDFPRADNTAEFDEVSSPEQTLDPSPGYVRLFGLPSSASKEVICHFFKGLSVQEAIVNVELGRSRGCLVKFASMQDASEALLFNQQSLGPFCVEVRGATEKMWTSAVQECETALDVGVKPKQNPLRETANHKHRNASALQMKRKSVNKSPSVSPKKPRSDSDSTTTISPTEEHTVMVRNLPKGMTKTEIKELFGCPNIAHKNVLHLLDKEGNRTDTAFLIFNRTEDYDYALNLSGCHVGSDAIEVSSTTRMIMRDMMAKSHYRSLKPCPKTDTMKKPNRKRKLNPAVTPEEAPSVNPDPAAQTCLFVRNMPADVMKSHIKSLFFKYKVRMDSIVLLHDGDGKGIGEAVVQFKSQKLAALAQKLHGQDFLGTKVLLTRINVKQMEDILERNA; from the coding sequence ATGCCACGTGGTCTGGTGTGACAAAATGACCATCATCCTGAGACTGCAAGGCCTCGATGTGAAGGCAGGCACTGAAGATATTAGGAAATTCTTTGGACATCTTCACATACCTGATGGAGGAGTGTACATCGTGGGAGGAAGTCTCAGAGAGGCTTTTATTGCATTCACCTCTGAAAGAGATGCCCAGCTTGCCATGCGGTACAGTGGAAATTTCCTCAAAGGGTGTGTGGTGTCTCTGCACATAAGCAGCATGGCAGAGCTGGAGGAAAAACTCAACATATtgttgaagaagaaaaagaaacccTCCCCCACGCACGCCACTGTTAAGAGACCTCAAACCTCTCCAGATGCAGATTTGCCACATTTGAAACCCAACACTGCGAATCTGAAACCACCTACTGCTCAGCCGCTGGATCCAAGGACTGCAAATCTGCATATTGCAAATTTACAACCTTCAAATGCACACTCACTTGATTCCAATACTGCCTTTCTTCTGGGGGTGTGTACTGTCCTTCAAGGTCTCCAGTCATCCCTTACAAGTGAAAACAATGAGGCATTGCCAAGACTTGATTTCCCCAGAGCTGACAACACAGCTGAGTTTGACGAGGTGAGTTCGCCAGAGCAAACTCTGGACCCAAGCCCAGGCTACGTCAGGCTCTTTGGTCTGCCATCCTCTGCTTCAAAAGAAGTCATCTGCCATTTTTTCAAAGGGTTGTCTGTGCAGGAAGCCATTGTGAATGTAGAGCTGGGACGCAGCCGTGGCTGTCTGGTGAAGTTTGCCAGCATGCAGGATGCAAGTGAAGCTCTTCTCTTCAACCAGCAGTCACTGGGGCCCTTTTGTGTGGAGGTACGTGGAGCAACTGAGAAGATGTGGACCAGTGCTGTGCAagaatgtgaaactgctttggaTGTTGGGGTGAAACCCAAGCAGAATCCTCTGAGGGAAactgcaaaccacaaacacagaaatgctTCTGCCCTGCAGATGAAGAGGAAATCTGTCAATAAGTCGccatctgtgtcaccaaaaAAGCCAAGATCTGACAGTGACTCCACAACCACCATATCTCCAACTGAGGAGCACACTGTCATGGTTAGGAATCTGCCCAAAGGGATGACCAAGACTGAAATAAAAGAATTGTTTGGGTGTCCAAACATTGCACACAAAAATGTGCTACATCTGCTTGACAAAGAAGGTAACAGAACGGACActgcttttcttatttttaaccGCACTGAGGATTACGACTATGCACTGAACCTCAGCGGCTGCCATGTGGGCTCTGATGCCATTGAGGTCTCATCAACCACTAGAATGATAATGAGGGACATGATGGCAAAAAGCCATTACAGGAGTCTTAAGCCTTGTCCAAAGACAGACACAATGAAGAAACCAAAtcgaaagaggaaattaaatCCAGCTGTGACACCAGAAGAAGCACCAAGCGTGAACCCGGACCCGGCAGCCCAGACATGCTTGTTTGTCAGAAACATGCCAGCAGATGTGATGAAAAGTCACATTAAAAGTCTTTTCTTCAAGTACAAAGTGAGGATGGACAGCATCGTCTTACTGCATGACGGTGATGGCAAGGGTATCGGTGAGGCCGTGGtccagtttaaatcacagaaACTCGCTGCACTTGCTCAGAAGCTGCACGGTCAGGACTTCCTGGGGACAAAAGTGCTTCTTACCCGTATAAACGTGAAGCAGATGGAGGACATCTTGGAGAGAAATGCTTGA
- the rbm12ba gene encoding RNA binding motif protein 12Ba isoform X2, with product MTIILRLQGLDVKAGTEDIRKFFGHLHIPDGGVYIVGGSLREAFIAFTSERDAQLAMRYSGNFLKGCVVSLHISSMAELEEKLNILLKKKKKPSPTHATVKRPQTSPDADLPHLKPNTANLKPPTAQPLDPRTANLHIANLQPSNAHSLDSNTAFLLGVCTVLQGLQSSLTSENNEALPRLDFPRADNTAEFDEVSSPEQTLDPSPGYVRLFGLPSSASKEVICHFFKGLSVQEAIVNVELGRSRGCLVKFASMQDASEALLFNQQSLGPFCVEVRGATEKMWTSAVQECETALDVGVKPKQNPLRETANHKHRNASALQMKRKSVNKSPSVSPKKPRSDSDSTTTISPTEEHTVMVRNLPKGMTKTEIKELFGCPNIAHKNVLHLLDKEGNRTDTAFLIFNRTEDYDYALNLSGCHVGSDAIEVSSTTRMIMRDMMAKSHYRSLKPCPKTDTMKKPNRKRKLNPAVTPEEAPSVNPDPAAQTCLFVRNMPADVMKSHIKSLFFKYKVRMDSIVLLHDGDGKGIGEAVVQFKSQKLAALAQKLHGQDFLGTKVLLTRINVKQMEDILERNA from the coding sequence ATGACCATCATCCTGAGACTGCAAGGCCTCGATGTGAAGGCAGGCACTGAAGATATTAGGAAATTCTTTGGACATCTTCACATACCTGATGGAGGAGTGTACATCGTGGGAGGAAGTCTCAGAGAGGCTTTTATTGCATTCACCTCTGAAAGAGATGCCCAGCTTGCCATGCGGTACAGTGGAAATTTCCTCAAAGGGTGTGTGGTGTCTCTGCACATAAGCAGCATGGCAGAGCTGGAGGAAAAACTCAACATATtgttgaagaagaaaaagaaacccTCCCCCACGCACGCCACTGTTAAGAGACCTCAAACCTCTCCAGATGCAGATTTGCCACATTTGAAACCCAACACTGCGAATCTGAAACCACCTACTGCTCAGCCGCTGGATCCAAGGACTGCAAATCTGCATATTGCAAATTTACAACCTTCAAATGCACACTCACTTGATTCCAATACTGCCTTTCTTCTGGGGGTGTGTACTGTCCTTCAAGGTCTCCAGTCATCCCTTACAAGTGAAAACAATGAGGCATTGCCAAGACTTGATTTCCCCAGAGCTGACAACACAGCTGAGTTTGACGAGGTGAGTTCGCCAGAGCAAACTCTGGACCCAAGCCCAGGCTACGTCAGGCTCTTTGGTCTGCCATCCTCTGCTTCAAAAGAAGTCATCTGCCATTTTTTCAAAGGGTTGTCTGTGCAGGAAGCCATTGTGAATGTAGAGCTGGGACGCAGCCGTGGCTGTCTGGTGAAGTTTGCCAGCATGCAGGATGCAAGTGAAGCTCTTCTCTTCAACCAGCAGTCACTGGGGCCCTTTTGTGTGGAGGTACGTGGAGCAACTGAGAAGATGTGGACCAGTGCTGTGCAagaatgtgaaactgctttggaTGTTGGGGTGAAACCCAAGCAGAATCCTCTGAGGGAAactgcaaaccacaaacacagaaatgctTCTGCCCTGCAGATGAAGAGGAAATCTGTCAATAAGTCGccatctgtgtcaccaaaaAAGCCAAGATCTGACAGTGACTCCACAACCACCATATCTCCAACTGAGGAGCACACTGTCATGGTTAGGAATCTGCCCAAAGGGATGACCAAGACTGAAATAAAAGAATTGTTTGGGTGTCCAAACATTGCACACAAAAATGTGCTACATCTGCTTGACAAAGAAGGTAACAGAACGGACActgcttttcttatttttaaccGCACTGAGGATTACGACTATGCACTGAACCTCAGCGGCTGCCATGTGGGCTCTGATGCCATTGAGGTCTCATCAACCACTAGAATGATAATGAGGGACATGATGGCAAAAAGCCATTACAGGAGTCTTAAGCCTTGTCCAAAGACAGACACAATGAAGAAACCAAAtcgaaagaggaaattaaatCCAGCTGTGACACCAGAAGAAGCACCAAGCGTGAACCCGGACCCGGCAGCCCAGACATGCTTGTTTGTCAGAAACATGCCAGCAGATGTGATGAAAAGTCACATTAAAAGTCTTTTCTTCAAGTACAAAGTGAGGATGGACAGCATCGTCTTACTGCATGACGGTGATGGCAAGGGTATCGGTGAGGCCGTGGtccagtttaaatcacagaaACTCGCTGCACTTGCTCAGAAGCTGCACGGTCAGGACTTCCTGGGGACAAAAGTGCTTCTTACCCGTATAAACGTGAAGCAGATGGAGGACATCTTGGAGAGAAATGCTTGA